From Balearica regulorum gibbericeps isolate bBalReg1 chromosome 28, bBalReg1.pri, whole genome shotgun sequence:
TGAGGGGATTCCAGAGAAGCTTTGGGTCGCTCTGAGGGCAAGTTTTGTCACCTCTGTAGTTCAGAGCACAGAGCTAGTCCCAAGTGCAGCCTGCAAGGCTCCTGCCAGGCACCACAAACTGTTTGCCGGCACCGCTGCAACCCAGTGGCTTAGCTAAAGCGCAGGAGCGGCCCTGTAGCTGAGAAGAGGATGGGCCTCTTCGCTGTCGCTCGCTGCTCCCTTGCAGCAGCCTAATGGTTCACTCCAAAACCTCGGTACTGCCTCTGACGCCGTGGGGACTGAGCACAGAGGGGTGATaggcagctgggcagcaggaggggccCCATCTGAAGCCCTCTTTGAACAAACCTCTTCTCTGCCTCCATCTGGCTTCTAGATGCACTTCCTGATCTGCAGGTGCTCCCAGCATCAGCACGTCCTGTGCTGTAGTATCCTCCGGGCTGCCTGATCTTCCCTATGTCTTGTCCCTCCTTGATGATCTTGTCTCCTGGATGCAGCAGGGCTGTTGGCAAAGTGCACACAGAAAACAGTCATGCCTCGCCCCGGGGTCAGGAGCCCCGTTTCAGCTCAGACGTTGCAGGTGTAGCAgtctgcagctcagctgcagccacGTCTGTTCCTGGCTATGGACCCGCTGATCCCGACCATGGTCTGACTTCCAGCTTGACCATCCCAGGGGCAACGGGAGAGCGCCCCGGCTTGTCTGCGGCACCCTTTGATatctcagccctgctctggtCCTGCTGCTGGTATTGCAGATCCTAACCGGCAGCATCTGCCGTGGCCCTCCGAGGGCTGCAAACGTGCTCCATCGGCAGAGCCCCCGACACTGCTCACGCTTCTGGGCTTGGGAAGAGACACGGACTTGCCAGATTTAGGGCATGCACATCAGGCCCTGGGTCTTTGCTTTACCTTTCTGCAGCGTTGGGTTGGTGATGTGAACATTACGCTCTTTGCACCGCTTGGAGGTCTCCAGATAGCTCGTGACAGCATTCCTGCGATAGCGGTCAACCAGTTCTCCCAAGTCACTCTCTACAGTTGACGGCAGGCAGTGCTCATCAACGGGGCCATCCCCAGATCCCACCATCCGGcgtgttttctttccattctctcGGGCTGTCTTTGCTCTGCAAGTAAAGGGCAGGTCCCGATTAGCATTCGCTGGGGCCCTGGAGTTGCTGCATTCCCTTCAGAGAAGCTACAGGCAGGGTTCATCTCCAAAGCGTCTGCAAACAGGAGTCTGACCGCAGACGCTATTTCCTGTGCCCTTCCGTACTTACGTCCAGGCTGTGGGTCACGGCCGATTGGACAACAGCCCTCCTGTCTGCTCTGCGTGCCTTTGTTCTTTCCCAGTATCTTTTCTCTTGATCATTTTTGGAAGGTTTTTGTGTCAGCCATCTTTCAATGTCCCCGAAGCTTTCCAGCTCGGTTCGCAACTGCCTCCTGCCCTGAATCCAAGCCTCTGCCGTTTGTAGACTCTCTTCTGTACCAGAGATGGTCTCTGTGGGCCTGAGGctatcttcctcctcctgggacagctgcaagacagaaaaatgacagaaatctgTGGCCCAAGTTGGTTTCAAAAAGGGAGAAGCTGGTCTTGCCACAGGTGGAgcaaaaataatcatagaatcattgacttgtttaggttggaaaaaacctttaagatcatcaagaccaaccgttaacctagcgctgccaagcccaccactaaaccatggcCATCAAGGTGATCTGCCCCATAACCTTCCCCGGCACggaggtcagactgacaggcctgtagttccgcggatcctccttccggcccttcttgtggatgggcgtcacattggctaacctccagtcaactgggacctccccggtCAGCCAGgactctctctttttccctgagATTTTCCCTTTGCCCGTCAGGACTGCCTCCCAGGGGACTCTGccaaccaggctcctaaacaggccaaagtctgccctccggaagtccaaggtggcagttctgctgacccccccTCCTTACTTTCTCCCAGAATTGAAAACTCTATTTCGTCCTCGTGGGGTGctctataacagactcccaccatggGAGCGGCCCTGTTGGCCTTCCCCCTCATTCTTACCCACAAGCACTCAACCCTATTGTCACCATCATTAAGCATTTCACAAAATGCTGGCTCCCTGCCACCAGGAAGCACCTGAAATAACGTGTCGGCCATTTTGCTTATGAAGAACGGCCGGAGAGCTCTCCACGCTACTTGGGGAGACAGCTCTCCCTCTCCACAGCGCCGGCGGGAGCTGGCTCAAGCCACGTGCCTGGGAGAGATCCTGCTCGAGGTCCAGAGCTGGCGCCTGGGCAGAGGTGGCCTCCTTTCCAGGCAGGGACGGAGCAGGCCCACTGATGCCCTCAGCCTGGCCGGCTGCTCGTTGTGCCCCTTGGCCTCTACCAGCAATTCCTCCCTCACAGCAGTGAGCAAGCGAGAATGAAAACCACAGCCACCCGCCCTGCTCCTTGCACGGAGCGATGCTGCCGGGACTTGGGAGACCTTCCCAACTCGGTGCCACCCCCAACCAGAAAAAGGCTGCTCTGTGGATACTCCTGTACCTGGGCCCTCGGCATCTTGTCGCCTTCTGTCCCGGCTTGCTGGCGTGGCAATTCTGGCAAGCTGACACGTCCTgattttccattctcttctgtctccttccttttgGTCAGGGATGCCTCCAGTTTTCTTCTACCGTTCATCCCAAATACAGACTCTCTTTTCTACAGGAACCCAGAAATGCAATAGTCACAGTCACTCTCATCTGTTTGGTTTcgtctggggtttttttgtttgttctgttttttttttttaaataatgcccttctttctcccatcttccctttttcccagtTTCTGTTGACAAGCAGTTCTTAGAGATGCAACCAGAAAGCCCTTCTGTTACGACCAATGAACTAAGAAGTCATCAAAGAGCTACTTTTTGAAAAGGGCTGCAGTTCCTCTTCTGAGATGAACAACACCCAAAATAGGTAATTGAATGGGAAAATGAGCCACAGTAAGAGAGCTACTCAGAATCGGTATCTGCGTATTTTTTTATGCACCTGTTTCTCCTACGAGACCCCCACTTGATTCTCCACAATCCAGTGACACACCAAGTGCCTCAATCCATATTGCGTACCTGTCCTGTCTGCCGCTGTTCTTCAGAAGCAGGCAATGGCAATTCAGGGCTCTCGAAAGTTGTTGTTTTGGGCTGCCTTCCTTCTGCGCTTGCATGCTGGGGCAACGATCTGAAAATACGCAGCGGGCTGAGTCGGTATGAGTGCAGGAAGAGTTTCTTCTCCATCCTGTGCTCGCGCTGCTCCCCCGCTTCGGCAGCAGAGCGAGCTCTCGTCACCCAACTGTCTTCCCCTCCACAGAGACAGGGATGAGCCTGAGCTGTAACGCTCACATGTGCCACCAAGGAAATGAAGGAGACGAGCTTCTCCCGTCAGTCAGGCTCCGGGACATGCAGCCTGAGGCGGCCCTCGGGATGGAACGACGAGAGGATTTGCATCCTCTGCAATCACAGGCACCTGGAGATACTGGCATCCCCCTCCTGGCCATCGCCCTGACCAGTGCAAAGCAGTCCCCAATTCCGTGGGACTTCCCAGCCAGCGAGGAAATGCACTGTGCGGTGACACGTGTTAACAGCCCTTCTGAGTCGACAGAGACACGGGCTCCAAAGGAAAGAGGGGAACAGGTTTCTCAGAGAGCCTGGGCAGCCTCCGCCCCTGAAGGCTTTGAAGACAAGACTGGATAaagtcctgggcaacctggtctgacctcagGTCACAGCTGACTCTGCCTGGAGCAGCCGGTTGCACCAGGAGCTCCCGAGAGCCCTTCCAGCCTCCTTTCCTGCAGGAGCCTATAAAACATCCCGCACAAGCACTAGAGCACAAGGCCGCTCTGATCGAGTCCTTTCAGAGTCTCACCTGCCACGAGGCCCTTTTCCCTCAGTTTTCTCCTCCGCTGCTTCCTCCGTCTGAGCTCTGGCTAAGCGGTCTAGAGAAATGCCCCTGCGCAGACGGCGTAATGTGTGATGAACAGCCGCTGCAAGCGTGAAGGGAGAAAACCTCTTAgaacaggcaggaggaggcacaGATCTGCTCTGCAATGTTAGAAGCTGGGCGAGGCCTCACCGGGATTCCTTCTGAGACCTGTTTTCTTGGAGGGAGGTCTTAAGCCCTTCCTGACACCAGCCCTTGATCCTGTTCAACCCCCGACAGCCACATTATTCTCTTTGGTGTGAgttctctcctgctgcagctagTCCCTCCTCTGCACAGCGGCTTTCAAGGGGAGACAGATCTTGGCACTTTAGAGCCTCTTTTGGGGAAACAATTTCTTGGTGTTGCATACGTGTGTGGTAGACAAAGATTTCCTATCACGGCACATTCAACTCAACCGCATCACAGCTCTGATGTTCCTGAGGAATTTAGGTCGAGGAGCTAGACTCCCcagttttaaaagagaagtGAGGTCTCGGCACAGCTAAGCAACCTTTGCACAGTCGTTCTCTACGTGATTTTTCTCATCAAATCACGCCGCGGTGATTCCAAGAGATACGCCAACCCTCCAGTCTCCCGCAACCCAAGGCAGAGTTTCTGATTCACTGTGGCAATGGACTTCCCCAGACATTTACTCCCTCCTGCACAAACTCACTCCTAAAACGGAAGAGGTATACTCCAGGGCATGGAGTGCAGGGGCAGAACATACTTCTTGAGATTTAGCAGGAGGGGTCAAGAGAGGCACACAGGGTGCCTGTGCCATCCCGGGCATCTTTTGTAGCCTGGGCCCACCAGTAATGAAGATGGGCAACCGCACAAACCTCTGCCAGGAATCGCTCGCCAGCATTACCTCTTATTCCCATGCTGCTCAAAGCACGCTCCAATTCTATACATATCTCTTCGTCTGTGAGATACATTCTTCGAGGCACTGCCCTCGCCTCAAACCTGGAAATCGGAAGAAGGCACCCTTCTGAGAAAAGGGCTGCTTTGCCAGAGGCATGTCAAGGTATCTCTCTCTCGAGTCAACCTCCCGTCCTAGGCCATTAAGGGAAGCACCCAGCAGCGCTGGCCTCAGCAACGGCTCAGCAGCCCCTCGTGAGGcagaggttttgggttttttgcctcAGTCCTCCTGTGCCGTCTTGACCCAAGAAGGCATTTTGGAGATACTTTGATTCACGTGAGTTTCACAGAAGGCACGGAAACCCCACAGGCAGAGGACTTGCGTGCATCTGGCCTTCGAGCCACCCTCTAAGAGAAGCTTTCCATGGTATATTCAATATATATTGGGACAAATATTAGGATCTTATTTCTGTTACATGTTTTTGGGCAGTCTCTACCAACGGAAAGAGAATGAGCAGATGAAACGTTCGGAGGGTTGCCTGAATTCCTCTCCCCAGCAAACCAGTCCCCTCTGATGGCAGTGACGGTGGTAAAATGCAACCCGCAATCAGTAACAGAGGACGCATAACTCCAGACTAAGCAAAGGCAAGGCTGAAAGGAACTGCAAACCAGGAACTTGACAGAGCGCTACCAAACATGAGCTGAGCACGTCTGCGCTTGGTCTGGCAAGGGCTGCTGGAACAAATATACTCACTGCGGTAACTGGTAGACGTGGCCAAAATGGCTCAGAGACAGAGTGACTTCTTTGTCCGATATGACCAGTTTCTTCTGCAAGAAGG
This genomic window contains:
- the LOC142598418 gene encoding LOW QUALITY PROTEIN: uncharacterized protein LOC142598418 (The sequence of the model RefSeq protein was modified relative to this genomic sequence to represent the inferred CDS: deleted 1 base in 1 codon) codes for the protein MTDLQELITNIELCSSTDGSSTITFPTLKKLSVSDVVTIWSSVSKHVQQQLLQRKPRAVRVPGLGTFLIKKWLSFENGEVLTFQRPLFVLSRTVAQIRELQHASVPVPDDMKKVSVSWKKIHSDVPYSEEVVQNCMQETLKYFCFILRNRKDTDFILKDLGTLAIRGTEVTMAFCKDFLLRLNKSTYVVEKLLAKKLVISDKEVTLSLSHFGHVYQLPQFEARAVPRRMYLTDEEICIELERALSSMGIREESLQTAEAWIQGRRQLRTELESFGDIERWLTQKPSKNDQEKRYWERTKARRADRRAVVQSAVTHSLDSKDSPREWKENTPDGGSGDGPVDEHCLPSTVESDLGELVDRYRRNAVTSYLETSKRCKERNVHITNPTLQKALLHPGDKIIKEGQDIGKIRQPGGYYSTGRADAGSTCRSGSASRSQMEAEKRFVQRGLQMGPLLLPSCLSPLCAQSPRRQRQYRARYSLLHIFFFPFFPPPFLHRHLQTKKTQKSNDNNFWPGHLLDKLCLYFPEKQHDRAHALFSCVQPTRPAYRGT